From Cellvibrio zantedeschiae, the proteins below share one genomic window:
- a CDS encoding NAD(P)/FAD-dependent oxidoreductase — protein MKKIVVVGGGAGGLELATKLGNTLGKSKRAHVTLVDRNTSHLWKPLLHEIAVGTMDEGVDAVSYRGHAINNHFYFRVGTLADIDRTAKQIVLAPMCDDDGVEFLPSTRIDYDYLVLAIGSTSNDFNTPGIKENCIFLDSPTQAHKFRNKLLNQLLRIQRLPSADSQVRIAIVGGGATGVELSAELHHAVADIHNYGFNEVTTSQLKVTLIEAGPRILPALPERISASAHGELVKIDVDVKLNTMITSASNEGLHTKDGELIAADLMVWAAGIKVPDFMAKIAGLETNRINQIHVNEFLQSTRDETIFAIGDCAQFISADGSRVPPRAQSAHQMASTCYQNLRALLNNKPLKAYKYTDHGSLVNLASYSTVGSLMGNLGKGTMFIEGRLARLVYISLYRMHQVAIYGFIKTGLVMLAGRINRWLRPRLKLH, from the coding sequence ATGAAAAAAATCGTGGTTGTGGGTGGCGGTGCCGGTGGACTGGAACTTGCCACAAAATTGGGTAACACTTTAGGAAAAAGCAAACGCGCACATGTCACGCTAGTTGATCGCAACACCTCCCATTTATGGAAACCTTTGCTGCATGAAATTGCGGTGGGCACTATGGACGAAGGTGTAGATGCGGTGAGTTACCGTGGCCACGCTATCAACAACCACTTTTATTTCCGCGTGGGTACATTGGCCGATATAGATCGCACCGCCAAGCAGATTGTGCTTGCGCCTATGTGCGACGATGACGGCGTAGAGTTCTTGCCGTCAACACGTATTGATTATGATTATCTGGTGCTCGCTATCGGATCAACATCAAACGATTTCAACACACCCGGCATAAAAGAAAACTGTATTTTTCTCGACAGCCCAACGCAAGCGCATAAATTCCGCAATAAGCTTCTCAATCAATTACTGCGTATTCAACGCCTGCCAAGCGCAGATAGCCAGGTGCGCATCGCGATTGTCGGCGGTGGCGCCACGGGTGTAGAACTGTCGGCAGAGTTGCATCACGCCGTGGCAGATATTCACAATTACGGATTCAACGAAGTTACAACATCCCAACTAAAAGTGACTTTAATTGAAGCTGGCCCGCGCATATTACCCGCACTACCGGAGCGCATTTCTGCATCAGCGCACGGCGAGCTTGTAAAAATAGATGTGGATGTAAAACTCAATACCATGATTACGTCGGCATCCAACGAAGGATTGCACACCAAAGATGGTGAATTGATTGCGGCAGACTTAATGGTGTGGGCGGCAGGAATAAAAGTACCGGATTTTATGGCTAAGATCGCCGGGCTAGAAACTAACCGCATCAACCAAATTCACGTCAATGAATTTTTACAAAGCACTCGTGACGAAACAATTTTTGCAATTGGCGATTGCGCGCAATTTATTTCAGCCGATGGCTCACGCGTGCCACCGCGCGCGCAATCTGCCCACCAAATGGCCAGCACTTGCTACCAAAATTTGCGCGCACTGTTAAATAATAAACCACTTAAAGCCTACAAATATACCGACCACGGCTCCCTGGTAAACCTTGCCAGTTATTCAACGGTTGGCAGCCTTATGGGTAATTTGGGTAAGGGCACTATGTTTATTGAAGGACGTTTAGCGCGGCTGGTTTATATTTCGCTTTATCGTATGCATCAAGTCGCTATTTATGGCTTTATCAAAACCGGATTGGTAATGCTGGCAGGAAGAATTAATCGCTGGTTGCGCCCACGATTAAAATTGCATTGA